CGCCACAAACCAGCACCCCATAACACCAACAAAGACTATCTCGCATCGGTAAACCGTAAACTCGGTTTTCTCCCTTGCTTTGAAAATCAAGTTGTCCGATTAAAGCATTCGCATCTGTACCGTGAAGCAGGCGCAAATCTGCCAAATATTTCCAACCTAATAAGCGAGAATTAGCAGTATCAGCAACTAATAACCAATCTTTCGCTACTGTCACCCCATAAGGCATATTTAAACTAGCCGCAGTAGGAAAGTAAACCCCTCGATTCAGTTCTACTTTGTCAAAACTAGACTGCCCTAACACCGCCACGCAGGGAGTATTATTTTCTGTAGGAATTCCTTCCCACAACATAATCCGATTATTTCCAGCATCCGCCACTACCAAATTACCTTGCCAAATTGCCATACTGTGACACCAACGCATACTCGCCGCCGTCGGTGTTCCGCCCCCATTCTCATTGCGAGAGGTAAAATCGGGTTGTCCTAAAACTAAATCCGCAGGTTGTCCGTTAGTCTCTGGTAACTGATTCCAAATCAAAACTCGACGATTTCCAGTATCAGCAACAAATAACTTACCTTCATAATAGAAAACACCATAGCACCAATGCAAGCGATCGCACGCCGTATCCATAAATCCCCGATTTGGTTCCCCTTGCGAAAAATCAGCTTGTCCTAACACGATATCAGCAGGAATATTACTATCTTCTGGGATTTTTTTCCAAATCAAAACGCGATGATTCCAAGCATCAGCAACAGCTAAACCTTCACCACAAATACAAATTCCAGTGGGAACGCTGAGAGTAGAAGCAGTTGGATTACCTTTAGCATTTTTCCCTTCACTAAAAAAGTCTGGTTGTCCGATAATCCAATCCGCAGGTTGATTGTCTGATTCAGGATGCGATCGCCATCCTAACAAACGATGATGTCCCGTATCCGCCACCCACAAAGAACGATCGGCAACTAAACAAATACCTCTTGGCCCAAATAAAGTATTAGGGGTAGGTGCGATCGGCGTCGGGATGATAGAATCTCCCAAACCACCGATAATTACCTTTGCACCTTCAGGCGAGAGAAGCGAAAATGGGACTGCCTTTTGAGTTATCATAGAAAAAAGGGAAAATTACCGATCATCCTAGCGTGCGATCGCAATTTTAGCAGCGATTTCCCGCCAAAATACAAGATGAGATGAAAGAAATAATATGAATTCGTTTGAAAGCATCAGTGTTAAAGGTTTCCGTCGCTTATTTTCAATTGAAATCGAACTGCGACCTCTCACCGTTATGATTGGCGCTAACGGTATCGGAAAAAGCTCTTTTTTAGAAATATTCTCCCTCTTGGCAGCTTCTGCAAATGGTCAATTACAGTCAAAAATTTCCGAATTTAGCGGTCTTAATCAAATGTTGACAAGAGATAAAGCCGATAGTATGAGCATATCTTTGTCAATGCCTGTAGAAAACCAAAACCCGTTGAATTACTGTCTTCAACTTGCTAGTAAAGGTCAGTTTTATGAAATTGCTGTAGAAACTTTAACCCAACAGCGAAATCTCGCTGCCACTGCACCTTTTAAGTATATTGATTCTCGCGGTTTAGATATTAAATATTACGATCCAGAATATGAAAGACTATTGCGCCCAAATTGGGAACATAACCCTTTAGAAACTTCCCTTTCTCAGGTTCCCAAAATGTACAAAGAACCAGAGACTTTGCGAAAAAAATTAGCTTTATGTAGTTTTTATAGAGCCTGGGAATTGAATGTTGCTCCCAGAAGTCCAATGCGTTTACCTCAAGCAATGCGTCCGGCAAAATTACCCGGATTTAATGGGGAAGATTTAGTTTCCTGCCTTTATTATTTGCGCGAGACAGACAGGGATAGATTTGAAATAGTAGAAGATACACTTGCGGCGGCTTTTCCTGATTTTGAAAGGTTGAGTTTTCCACCAGTAGCAGCAGGAACTTTGGCAATGACTTGGAAGGATAAAAATTTTTCTCAACCTCTTTATATGGATCAACTTTCTGAAGGAACTTTGCGATTTATTTGGTTAGTTACTCTTTTACAAAGTCGTGATTTAACATCTGTTACTCTCATTGATGAGCCGGAAGTAAGTTTGCATCCAGAGTTATTGAGATTGTTAGTTCATTTAATGCGAGAAGCTTCCCAACGCACTCAGCTTATTGTTGCCACTCACTCCGATAGATTGATTCGATTTTTAGAACCTAACGAGGTTCTAGTTTGTGATGCTGAAGATGGGTTAACAACGATGACTTGGGCGGATTCTTTAGATTTAGAAAAATGGTTAGAGGAATATAGTTTGGATGAAATTTGGGCTATGAATTTGATTGGGGGGCAACCATGAAAATTGCCATTTTGGTTGAGGGAGAAACTGAAAATGTTTTTAAGCCTTTCCTAGTAAATTTTCTTAGCTCTTGCTTGGAAAAAAGAATGCCAAAATTAAAATTTGTAAAATTTGATGGTCGTATTCCTAAAGAAAATAAACTTAAACGTCAAGTTGAAAATCTACTGAGTGGCAAAGATGCTTGTGATGCCGTGATTGCATTAACAGATGTTTATACAGGTAAAAATGATTTTGTAGATGCCGCAGATGCTAAGGTTAAAATGGCTGAATGGGTGGGAAATAATCCGAATTTTTATCCTCATGCTGCACAGTATGATTTTGAAGCTTGGTTGTTACCTTTTTGGTCAACCATTCAAAAGAAAGCTGGACATAATAAATCAGCGCCTAGTGGTTCTCCCGAACAGGTTAATCATAATAATCCACCATCTAAGCGGATTAGAAAAATATTTGAATCAGGCGGACGCAGAAGTTACAATAAGCCTCGCGATGGAGCAAGTATTTTAAGAGGAAATAATTTGATGGTTTCAATAAAAGCTTGTCCTGAATTAAAGGCTTTTATCAATACGATTATAACTCTTTGTGAGGGTGAGTTAATTGATTGAATTTTAGTTTAGAAAAAGAGCGATCGCACTCTCCCCAAAACTGAAAAATGCGATCGCCATTTATCTTTCTATCTTTTGCACAAGTTTAGATAGTCCATTCATGATCAGGATCATCGAGTGCTGCTTGCACAAATGACGAATCAGCAATGTCTTTGAATGGGCTAGATTTAGCGATCTCTGTAATTGAATTGATTGCCAAAGCTAACTGATTTGGATTACCATCAGCTATTGCTTGGTCTACTTTTTCAAACAGAAAACTAAAGTTTTTGGCTCGTTCATCAAATGAGAGTTTCAGATACTTTATCAAAGCATCTCGTTGAGCTTGAATATTAGCAACTGTTGCTTTTTCCCATGCCGCAATTTCACGGCGGTTAGTCTTTTCTTGCTCGGCAACTATTTTGTATTCAGTGTAAGCTTCAACAATAGCCCGTAAGCATTGGGAAGGGGCTAAAGCTGGATTTAATACGCCAGCACCCATTACTTCTACAGGAACTTTTTTAGCTACCATGTTTATTTGCCTGGTAAGTTACAGTATTTTTCGATAATGGTTACAGTGCCAAGATTCAGTTTTCCTTCGCTGTTTAAAACAGGAGTTTTCAAAGTTTCTACAAGTCCTTTCATCAAAAGTGCTACTTGTTGAAACTTTTCTGCATCTCTTGTGGCATCAAAAGGTCGAGATTGTAATTGGTTAATACCTTCAACAGCTTGAGAGTCAAGAGATTTAAGTGTATCTCTTAAGGCAATAATCCGTTGTTTGATCTCCTCTGCAAACTTTGTAGCAGATTTTATATCTGTAATTGCCTGATTTAATTTAGCTTCGTACTCAGCAGACTCGGCGTTTTTTTGGCTAAATAATAAGCTGCCAATCACCAAAGCTGGAAGTATAACAGCACCACCCAGCACAACTGTTCCAAGAGCTACGCCACCACCACCCGCAGCTAGTGCGCCACCACCGAGCCATGCTAATATTGGCGCACCACCAATTTGTGCTGCTTTTGCAGCTACTTTCACACCTCCTTCTAAATAATTTTTAATCTCTCCTGTTTCAGGAACAGAATCTTCATACTCAATTGGCTGCACTAAAATTTCTATCCCTTGGAAAATCCTCTTTTCACTTAGAGAAGCTTTTCGACCTGTGCTTTCCAAGAAAGTAACAAAGCTTTGAATTGTGAATCTGTTTACATTAAGTTGGAGTTGACCATACTCTTCTGCCAACTTGTTGATCAGTGCTTCTTCTGTTTTTAACTGTTCAAAAGCTTTTACATATTTATTGAGTATTTCCGTCATACTCTACCGCCTACCCATAACGGTTGTACTAAAAACTGTTACATCTGTCATATTTATTTGCCTGGTAGAGTACGATATTTTTCTAAAATCGTTACAGTGCCAAGGTTAAGTTTTCCTTCGCTGTTCATTACTGGAGTTTTCAAAATTTCTACAAGTCCTTTCATTAAAAGTGCTACTTGTTGAAATTTTTCTGCATCTCTTTTCGCCTCGAAAGGTTGAGACTCCAATTGATTAAGACCTTCAATAGCACGAGAATTAAGAAATTCAAAAACCCGCTTTAATTCACAAATTCGATCTCTTACTTGTAGAGAAAAGTCTTTAGCAACTCTCATTTCTGCAACTGCTTTATTAACTTTGGCTTCGTATTCTTTCGCCTTTGTCATCGCTTTTTCACCTTCTTTCGCCGCAAAAAAGCCACCTATTGCTAAAGCTGGTAAAACAGTGATCCCGCCAAGTACGAGAGTGCCCAGAGCCATACCGCCGCCACCCGCTGCAACTGATCCAAAACCAAACCATGCTAAAGTTGCATTCCAAGCAGCTGCTCCACTCAAACTAGAAATAGCTGTTCCTGTACTTGCTGCACCGATCGAAGTAGCAACGCCGATCGCACCTCCGTATCCTGCTGCTGCTGCTCCCGCAGATTTTACCCCAGCCAAAAAATACTTTTCTGCTCCTACAGCCGCAGCTTTATACTCTTTAATTTGCTGCACTGAAAAGTCCATTCCTTCTAATAGCCGTTTTTCACTTTCCGAAGCTTTCCGACCTGTATTTTCCAAGAAAGTAACAAAGCGTTTAATAGTACTTCTGATCACGTTTAATTGCAGTTCGCCATACTCTTGGGCAAATACGTTTGTGGCTTGTTCCGCCTGTTTCAATTGTTCAAGGTTACGCTCATAACGCTCTTTTGCTTCGTTAGCAAGTTGGTTAGCTTTTTGACCAGGATAAAGTGAAACCATGTAAAACTCCTATGTTGATTTTAGTTAGCAAGTTTGGAGGTTTTGACTAACTAGAATTTCTCTATTTGATATGGCTTTTAATGAGGAATATAAAATAATTGTAAAACAAAAACACATCGATTTCCTCAGTATATGCACTGAAATGAAATGATGAGGTTGTCTTATATACTCAAAAATACTGATAAATAGCATTTTAGCTATTGAAAAAGCTTTTTAGTAGTTATTAATTGGTCGATCGCTTTATTTGAACAAATACCCGTCCATCTTGTACTTGTACCGGATAAGATTGCAAAGGTATCTCAGGCGAAGTTAAACATTCTCCAGTTTCCAACCGATAGCGAAACTTATGGCTAGGACAAGTTAAAATTCCATTACTAACATCCCCAGCGTCTAGCGGTTCACCAAAATGACTGCAAGCATTTTCATAGCAGACAACTTGAGAACCAATTCTAAATAATATTAACGATTTTCCTAATAATTTCATCGCTAAAATTCCTTGGGTAGGAACTTCAGCGAGTGAAGTTAATTCTATGCGATCGCTATCTATATTTTCAGATAAATTTTGACTGGCTGGAAATTTCTCCGTTTGTACGGCTATTACCTGCGTAATTTCTGGACAGTAACGCTTAATAGCTTGTTCTACGCTGTCGGATAAAGTAAGAGTGGAAGCAGGACAGTTACTACAATTTCCAATCAGTCGAACTTTGACTGTAGGTAGATCGATCGCTACCAGTTCCACATCTCCATTATGGCTTTGCAGTCCCGGTCGAACTTCTGCCAAAGCAAGTTTAATTCTTTCTTCCAAAGGTGGTTGCGGCGATTTTACCAGATCGTAGTAACGCAATACACCGTATACTACCTCATCTTCAGCTGCACGACGCAAAGCAGATAAAGAATCTTGTTTCACACTACGAATTAGGCGGATCAAAGCTTCGCGATGCAAAGCTTCCATCGCCCTTTTCCACGCCATTAATACTACTCTTTGCGACTCATCCCATTCGCTAGCGATCGCTTCATAGCGATTGATTTCCCGTACCAGTTCTTCCAGCGTCGGACTGCGATCGTCATTTGTCATTGCTTTATTTCATTTTCACATCTTTCAGCAAAAACGGCATTAATACGCCAGTCAAAAAACCCGATACTGGAATTGATAGCCATATTTGGGCACCTAACCGATCTAATCCTACCAGTAACAAACAGCCAATTATCACTCCAATTGCAGTTTGTCTGGCAAAATAATCTGGATTTTGCAATAACTTTCCTTTAAACAGTAATTTTGTGGAAAACCAGCCGACTTCTAACACGATTTTTTCTCCTTTCTTTGCTCTCTTTGTATTATTTACACTTTAATTAATGGCTATTACAATTAACCCCAGCACAGTAGCAGGAATTATTGCCGCAGGGCCAAATAATCCCCCAATCATCGCCGCCAGTCGATAACCCAGGTCTTTTCCTGCTAGCAATATGCCACCGATCGCCCCACCAAGAATAGAGAAACCGATCGCAATTCCCAACCACACTATTCCCGTCGCCAGATTAATTTCTCCTGCAAAAAAGCTGGAGATAAAACTTTGTACCAGCGGATCGTTCAGAACTTCATTCATTGCCTTCTCCTAAAAATAGTAAAACTCATTTACGTTCATCTGCGTTCATCTGCTTTTATCTGCGGTAAAAAAAATCCCTGACAAAAGCGATAAATCTATAACTCACTAATCGCCTGTTCCACCATTTCCGCCTGTTCTAACCTTCCGTGTTGACGAAAGATACTTGCTGCTTCCTGATAATATTCCCTTGCTTGCAACAAGTTACGATCGTTACCTGCTTCGAGATGGTCTGGATCGTCAGGAAGATTGCTTAAGGCGTTAGCTTTATTAGCTAAAGTATTGGCATATTCGATCGGCGTATCCCGTTTGTTACGCACTTTTAGCGCTTCGTCATAAGCTGCGATCGCTCGCCAGTTATTTTCTACCGGATGGGCGCTGGCTAAATATTGTAAAGCATTGCCCAAATTATTTTGTAGCATTGCATACTCATTGGGATGATCGATAAGAGTAATCCACTCTAACGCCTGTTGAAAAGATTGTACAGCTAAAGCTTGTCGCATATCTTCCCCTTCCGCTGACATCGGCATGGAAAGGTAAGCGATCGCAATATTATTATGCAGGATCGCAAATTCTTGCGGATAAGTATCTCCCTTAAATACCCTTAAAGCGCGTTGATATAGCTGGATGCTATCTACCAATCTTGCCTGATGGAAAGGAACCAAAGCTTGTAAAACTAAGCCCAGATTCATTTCTGTTTCTGCTACTTCCTCCGGGGAAGCGTATTCTTGCAACAAAGGCAATGCCGTTTGATAACATTCCCTAGCTTTTTGTAACAAATCTGCCCCTTCGCTGGGAATCGATCGCAATGCTGTTCCCATCCCTGTCAGCACCCTTGCTTTCCAAACAGGATACTGTTCCTGGCATAACTCCAAGGCATGAGAATACAGCGACATCGCATTCCAGATATCCTGAATTTCTTTCGGCTTTTTTTGCAATTCCATGCCTAATTCGATCAGCATCTCGATTTTTTCTTCTAAAGTTGCTGACTCCGATTCAATAGCAGCGATCGCAGTTTTCACTGCCACCTCAGTCATACTTGAAGCCACTACTAAGTCTCCTTAATCTATTTACCATTAACTTTTTTATTATTCACAATTTTTTAATTTTCCGTTTATCTTAACTAAATCAATCTTAAAATTACTAAACTTTTGCCCGTTCGGTATCTTTTTTAATAAAATTTTACATTTTCACTCGATTAATTTTATTGTGGGGAAAAATTTTCTAGACCTTTAGAGATTAACAACTTTTATGTTGTTAAAACTAGGTAAAAAAATGTTATTAACATTCCCAAAATAAAAAATTATAAATTGTTTCAATATACACAATTTACTCCCGATTAATATGCTTAAATTGCAATTTGAGGTGCAATAATCGGCTATCCTTCTGCTTTCAAGCTGATAGCTATACTCCTCGATCGCGATAAATATAAAATTTTGTTGAGTTGGATTATTTAAACATATAAATAAAAAAAATATAGATAATATGATAAAAGTTATAGAATCAAAAATTGGGTAACAGGCGGCGCGTTCGCCTCTCAATTCTTGTGAAAAATTTGCAACAAATTGCGATCGAAGGTGGCGTATGGTCAATGTCCTTTGGCTTCAAGGTGGAGCCTGTTCTGGCAACACCATGTCCTTCTTAAATGCAGAAGAACCGAGTGCTTGCGACTTAGTAACAGACTTTGGCATTAATATTTTGTGGCATCCCTCTTTGGGAGTCGAACTAGGCGAAAACCTGCAAAAATTGCTGTGGGATTGCGTAAAAGGTACAATCCCCCTAGATATCTTGGTATTTGAAGGATCGGTCGTCAACGCTCCCAACGGTGCGGGTACTTGGAACCGCTTTGCTCATCGACCGATGAAAGATTGGCTGAGCGACTTATCAAAAGTAGCTAGTTTCGTCGTTGCAGTAGGAGACTGCGCTACTTGGGGCGGCATTCCCGCAATGGCACCCAACCCCAGCGAATCGACAGGATTACAATTTCTCAAACGTCAGGAAGGCGGTTTTTTAGGCACAGACTACGTTTCCAAAGGCGGACTACCAGTAATTAATATTCCCGGATGTCCCGCTCATCCAGACTGGATTACACAAATTTTAGTCGCGATCGCCACCGGAAGGATCGCAGATATCACCTTAGACGAACTTAACCGTCCCCAAACCTTCTTCAAAAGCTTCACCCAAACAGGCTGCACTCGCAACATCCACTTTGCCTATAAAGCCTCTAGCGGTGAATTCGGACAGCGCAAAGGTTGCCTGTTCTACGACTTAGGTTGTCGCGGGCCAATGACCCATTCCTCCTGCAACCGCATTTTGTGGAACCGCGTTTCCTCCAAAACCCGCGCCGGAATGCCCTGTCTTGGTTGCACCGAACCAGAGTTTCCCTTCCACGACCTCAAACCAGGTACAGTTTTCAAAACCCAAACCGTCATGGGCGTACCCAAAGAACTGCCCACCGGAGTCAACAAAAAAGACTACGCCCTAATCACCGTTGTAGCAAAAGATGCAACTCCTGCCTGGGCAGAAGAAGACATTTTTACAGTTTAGTCAGTTGTCAGTTGTCAATTGTCAGTTGCACCCCACAAAAAACTCTCAATAACATCTGCGTTCATCTGCATTTATCTGCGTTCAAAAAAAGTAAAAATTTGAGAGAGGAGACATTTAAAGAATGCCAGTTCAAACCTTAGACATTTCGCCAGTCGGAAGAGTAGAAGGCGACCTAGATGTAAGAGTTGAAATAGAAGATGGATACGTAACCAACGCTTGGACTCACGCCGAACTATTTCGCGGATTTGAGATTATTTTACGAGGCAAAGATCCTCAAGCAGGATTAATCGTCACCCCTCGCGCTTGTGGAATTTGTGGCGCTTCCCACCTCAGTTCTGCTGCTTGGGCATTAGACACTGCTTGGGGTACAGAAGTACCGCGCAATGCTATTCTAGCTAGAAACTTAGGACAATTAGCCGAAACAATCCAAAGTATTCCCCGCTATTTTTACGGGTTATTCGCGATCGATCTAACCCATAAAAAATATCAGCATAGTTCATTCTACGAAGAAGCTTGTCGCAGGTTCGCTCCTTTTACTGGTAAATCCTACGAACTGGGAGTAACTATTTCTGCCAAACCCGTAGAAATATATGCTTTATTAGGTGGACAATGGCCGCACTCTAGTTACATGGTGCCAGGTGGTGTAATGTGCGCCCCGACCTTAACTGATGTCACCCGCGCTTGGTCGATTTTGGAATATTTTCGCACCAATTGGTTAGAGCCTGCCTGGTTGGGTTGTTCGTTAGAACGCTACGAACAAATCCAAACTTATGATGATTTTATGGCATGGTTGGAGGAAGATCCGAAACACGCTAACTCCGATCTCGGTTTTTACTGGCGGATGGGTTTAGATATTGGTTTGGATAAGTACGGCGCTGGTGTTGGAAAATACATCACATGGGGCTATCTCCCTCACGAAGATAAGTATCAAAAACCGACCATTGAGGGTAGAAATGCAGCCGTGATTATGAAGAGTGGGGTGTATGACAGCTTTAGCGATACTCACTCCTTGATGGATCACAGCTTTGCCCGCGAGAATACAACTCACTCTTGGTATGATGAAGGCACTGGAGACGTTCATCCGTTCGATCGCACCACCAAACCAACTGAGAAAAATACCCAAGATTTCGATAACAGTTATTCCTGGTCTAGTGCAGTGCGTCACGCCGAGTCGGGACGGTTGGAAGCAGGGCCATTAGCACGCCAACTGGTAGCGGGTGGCAAGCATGGGCAAGACTGGCAACACTACGATCGCTTTATCCTCGATTGTTTCAAGAAAATGGGTGGTGCTAGCATCCATCTTCGGCAGATAGCACGAATGCACGAATCTGTCAAGCTATACCGCCAAGCCGAACGCTGTTTGCGCGAGTTCCGGTTAAATGAGCCTTTCTACATTAAACCAAAAGAAAAAGATGGTCGGGGCTGGGGTGCAACCGAAGCTGCTAGGGGCGCTCTCTGTCACTGGATAGAATTGGAGAAAGGTAAGATTAAAAACTACCAAATTATCGCACCGACGACTTGGAATGTTGGGCCTCGCGATGGTGCAGGTAAATTGGGGCCAATTGAATCGGCTTTAATTGGTACGCCTATTGCTGATTCTACCGATCCGATCGAAGTTGGTCACGTTGCGCGATCGTTCGATTCTTGTTTAGTTTGTACCGTTCATGCCCATGATGCTAAAACCGGGGAGGAATTGGCAAGATTTAGAACAGCTTGATTCTAAAATTAGGGGCAGGTTTTGGTAAGGATTAGTTTGACAAAATCTGCCTCTCGAAATAGTTTTTTAAGCATAGATGTAGGCGAAAGCCTTCCCGTAGGGTACGTAAAAGACTCTGGATCGGAAGTTTCTTTGATTGTATCTGATG
This DNA window, taken from Aerosakkonema funiforme FACHB-1375, encodes the following:
- a CDS encoding NHL repeat-containing protein encodes the protein MITQKAVPFSLLSPEGAKVIIGGLGDSIIPTPIAPTPNTLFGPRGICLVADRSLWVADTGHHRLLGWRSHPESDNQPADWIIGQPDFFSEGKNAKGNPTASTLSVPTGICICGEGLAVADAWNHRVLIWKKIPEDSNIPADIVLGQADFSQGEPNRGFMDTACDRLHWCYGVFYYEGKLFVADTGNRRVLIWNQLPETNGQPADLVLGQPDFTSRNENGGGTPTAASMRWCHSMAIWQGNLVVADAGNNRIMLWEGIPTENNTPCVAVLGQSSFDKVELNRGVYFPTAASLNMPYGVTVAKDWLLVADTANSRLLGWKYLADLRLLHGTDANALIGQLDFQSKGENRVYGLPMRDSLCWCYGVLVCGDKVAIADSGNNRILLWDLE
- a CDS encoding AAA family ATPase, yielding MNSFESISVKGFRRLFSIEIELRPLTVMIGANGIGKSSFLEIFSLLAASANGQLQSKISEFSGLNQMLTRDKADSMSISLSMPVENQNPLNYCLQLASKGQFYEIAVETLTQQRNLAATAPFKYIDSRGLDIKYYDPEYERLLRPNWEHNPLETSLSQVPKMYKEPETLRKKLALCSFYRAWELNVAPRSPMRLPQAMRPAKLPGFNGEDLVSCLYYLRETDRDRFEIVEDTLAAAFPDFERLSFPPVAAGTLAMTWKDKNFSQPLYMDQLSEGTLRFIWLVTLLQSRDLTSVTLIDEPEVSLHPELLRLLVHLMREASQRTQLIVATHSDRLIRFLEPNEVLVCDAEDGLTTMTWADSLDLEKWLEEYSLDEIWAMNLIGGQP
- a CDS encoding DUF4276 family protein, translating into MKIAILVEGETENVFKPFLVNFLSSCLEKRMPKLKFVKFDGRIPKENKLKRQVENLLSGKDACDAVIALTDVYTGKNDFVDAADAKVKMAEWVGNNPNFYPHAAQYDFEAWLLPFWSTIQKKAGHNKSAPSGSPEQVNHNNPPSKRIRKIFESGGRRSYNKPRDGASILRGNNLMVSIKACPELKAFINTIITLCEGELID
- a CDS encoding NifU family protein, with protein sequence MTNDDRSPTLEELVREINRYEAIASEWDESQRVVLMAWKRAMEALHREALIRLIRSVKQDSLSALRRAAEDEVVYGVLRYYDLVKSPQPPLEERIKLALAEVRPGLQSHNGDVELVAIDLPTVKVRLIGNCSNCPASTLTLSDSVEQAIKRYCPEITQVIAVQTEKFPASQNLSENIDSDRIELTSLAEVPTQGILAMKLLGKSLILFRIGSQVVCYENACSHFGEPLDAGDVSNGILTCPSHKFRYRLETGECLTSPEIPLQSYPVQVQDGRVFVQIKRSTN
- a CDS encoding hydrogenase small subunit encodes the protein MVNVLWLQGGACSGNTMSFLNAEEPSACDLVTDFGINILWHPSLGVELGENLQKLLWDCVKGTIPLDILVFEGSVVNAPNGAGTWNRFAHRPMKDWLSDLSKVASFVVAVGDCATWGGIPAMAPNPSESTGLQFLKRQEGGFLGTDYVSKGGLPVINIPGCPAHPDWITQILVAIATGRIADITLDELNRPQTFFKSFTQTGCTRNIHFAYKASSGEFGQRKGCLFYDLGCRGPMTHSSCNRILWNRVSSKTRAGMPCLGCTEPEFPFHDLKPGTVFKTQTVMGVPKELPTGVNKKDYALITVVAKDATPAWAEEDIFTV
- a CDS encoding nickel-dependent hydrogenase large subunit, with product MPVQTLDISPVGRVEGDLDVRVEIEDGYVTNAWTHAELFRGFEIILRGKDPQAGLIVTPRACGICGASHLSSAAWALDTAWGTEVPRNAILARNLGQLAETIQSIPRYFYGLFAIDLTHKKYQHSSFYEEACRRFAPFTGKSYELGVTISAKPVEIYALLGGQWPHSSYMVPGGVMCAPTLTDVTRAWSILEYFRTNWLEPAWLGCSLERYEQIQTYDDFMAWLEEDPKHANSDLGFYWRMGLDIGLDKYGAGVGKYITWGYLPHEDKYQKPTIEGRNAAVIMKSGVYDSFSDTHSLMDHSFARENTTHSWYDEGTGDVHPFDRTTKPTEKNTQDFDNSYSWSSAVRHAESGRLEAGPLARQLVAGGKHGQDWQHYDRFILDCFKKMGGASIHLRQIARMHESVKLYRQAERCLREFRLNEPFYIKPKEKDGRGWGATEAARGALCHWIELEKGKIKNYQIIAPTTWNVGPRDGAGKLGPIESALIGTPIADSTDPIEVGHVARSFDSCLVCTVHAHDAKTGEELARFRTA